The genomic interval CGGCAGAAGGATCGGTTCGAGGAGGTTCCCTTTCCGTACGGTCATGGCGACGGCGGCGGCGGCGTCACCATGGAAATGATCGAATTCGGCAAACGGCTTGGCAATATTGTTGGGGTGCCGAAATGCGAATTGGGCCGCATCCAGGACTGTATTGACCGCATGAAAACACAATGCCGGTTCGAGGACTTGCCGGTCTGGAACAGCGAGTTGTATCTTGAATATCACCGTGGCTGCCAGACGACGCAGGCGCGCACGAAACGCAACAACCGCAAGCTGGAATTCCTCCTGCGCCAGACGGAGTTTCTAAGCAGTTGGGCGTTGATGCACGGCGGCAGGTACGATCGGGCCGCCCTGTATGATGCGTGGAAAATCGTTCTGACGAACCAGTTTCACGACATCCTGCCGGGATCTTCGATTACCGAGGTGTACGCGCAGGCCGACCAGGACTACGCGCGGGCGCGCGGCCTTGCAACGTCGGTGCGCGCGGCGGCCTTGAACCATCTGGCCGGGCGGATCGACACGTCCGGTCCCGGCCGGCCTGTTCTCGTCTTCAACGACCTGTCGTGGGTGCGGACGGATGCGGCGCGCGTCGAAATGCCTTTGCCTCAGGGAGATTTCCACGTCGTTGACGGCGCCGGCGCCGGGGCGCTCTGCCAACAGACCGGTCCGAACGAACTGCTGATACTCGCCGAAGGCGTGCCGCCGTTGGGCTATGCCGCCTATCATGTCGTGCCGGGCGCATCTTCCGTTGAGAATACGCTGAAAGCGGCTTCCACAGGAATGGAAAATGATTTCATCCGTCTCACGTTCGATAAAAAAGGCCGGATCGCTCGCTTGTACGACAAGATTGAACACCGCGATCTGCTCGTGAAGGGCCAACCCGGCAATGTACTGGAGTTGTTTGAGGATCGTCCGCACGGCAACGATGCGTGGGACATAGATCCGAACTTCGAGGAAGTGTCGTGGGAACCGCGACCGGCCGAATCCATCGAGGTCGTCGAAACCGGGCCGGTCCGCGCAATCGTGCGCATGGTCCGCAAGACCGAGCGCAGCGTCATCACGCAGGACGTGACGCTTCATGCGCATACGTCGCGTATTGATTTCGTCACGCACGTGGACTGGCATGAAAAGCGCGTCCTGCTCAAGGCCGCGTTTCCCGTCAACGTTCGCGCGAGCCACGCGACCTACGAAATCCAGTTTGCCGCCATCGAGCGCGCCACGCACCGCAACACCGATTTCGACCGCGCGCGCTACGAGGTGCCCGCGCACAAGTGGGCCGACTTGTCCGAAGGCGATTACGGTGTCAGCCTGCTGAGCGACTGCAAGTACGGATACGAAACCAAGGGGAATCGGATGCGGATTTCGTTGCTGCGTTCGCCGGTCGATCCCGATCCGAAAGCCGATGAAGGCGAACACCTGTTTACCTACGCTATTTATCCGCATGCGTGGACATGGCGCAACGGGACCGTCCAGGAGGGATTTGAATTGAACAGCCCCCTCTTGGCGTTCGCGGCGCCCGCGAAGAAAGGCATGCTGCCGCCCTGCGGGGCGTTTGCGAGCGTGGACGCGGACCACGTCGTCATAGACACGATCAAGCGGAGCGAGGATTCGAATGCGCTGATCGTGCGGGTGTACGAAGCCTACGGACAACGCGGTCCGGTGGCATTGACCTTTGGGCGCACGCCCAAACGGGTGACGGAATGCGATTTGATGGAAGAGAACGACACGCCGATCAAGACCAAGGGAGCAACGGTTTGCTTTGATATTACGCCCTTCGAGATTCGATCGTTCAAGGTCGCTTTCTGATGGGGAGCCATCGGCGGGCCGGTTCGCTATCCTTGGATGGAAACCTTCTGGCCAATCTGGAGGACCGGCAATTTGGTCCAGCCGTTCCATTTGCAGATGTCGCTGATCTTCACCTTGTAGCGGGCGGCGATGCTGCTGAGCGTTTCACCCTTGGCCACGATATGAATGGTTCCGGAGGGTTCCTGGGGTTTGGCAGCGTCGTTTTGGGCCAGCGCCACCCGTTTGGGCGTTGTATTGCCGGTTTCCGATTTTTTGTCCCCGGCGGGTTGGGAGGGAACCGTCGAGGCGAGTTTGTCGGCGTTTGTATTTGCCGTATCGCCGGGCACATAGACCACATGCTGGTCGCCCGCGCGAATAACGGATGACGCGGTCAATCCGTTCCATGCCAAAAATTGGCTGACTTTCACCTTGTACCGGGCGGCGATGCTGCTGGCGGTTTCGCCCTTGGCAACGGTATGCACCACCTTTTGGCCGTCCGGGGGTTGTTTATCCGGCCCTTTGTTCCTTCCGTCCTGTTTTTCGCCGGAAGATTTGACGGGCGCCGTGGCGGCTTGCCCCTTGCCGTTCATGCCCTTGATGACCAGTTTGTCGCCGATGTTGATTTTTGAAATCGTGGTAATCTTGTTCCATTCGGCAATCTCGTCTATCTTGACGCCGTATTGCTTGGCAATCTTGGCCAAGGACTCGCCCGCGCGGACCACATGCCATTCATCCGCCGTTTCATCCGGCGCATCCTGGGCGCCTTTCAAGACCAATTTGTCCCCGACATTGATGACTTCGGGCTTCTTGATTTTATTCCATGAAAGCACTTCCGCAAGCGTTACCTTGTGCTTTGCGGCGATGTTGGACAGCGTGTCGCCCTTTTGCACGGTATAGACTTTATCGGTCGAACCGCCCATGCGGCCTTTGTTTCCGGGGGCATTTTCCCGCGCACGGGCGGTGTCCGGTTCGTCGGCCTCCGCCTCCGGCAAGCGAACTTCCACCGGAACGATGTTGCCCGCCGGAATGGTCAATCGGCGGCCGGTTGTCAACCGGCTGGCGATTTTGATGCGATTGGTTTTACAGACCTCATCGGCGGATACCCCGTATTTTTTGGCTATGGTTTCGATCGTCTCGCCGCGCTTGACGACATGAATGTGTTTGCGATCCCAAGACCGTAAAACGTCCGATCCCACTGTCGGAACACTGTGCAGCGCCGAGGCCAGTTGTGTTTGCGCCGCCGGGGGCACCTGCAGCGAGAATTCGGCATTGGGCGGGGTTACGCCGCGAATCAAGTCGGGATTAAGCGCCCGCAGCGTGCCGTCCGGCAATCCGCCGGCCTTTTCGAGCGCGGCAAGCGAATAGGCGCCGCGCACCTTGATCTGGACCGTTTCCTCGGCGGGTTGCGGATTGGACTCAAAACCGAAACGCTCGGGATCCTTGGCGACGATGATCGAAGCGAGCAGTTTGGCATAGAACTTCTTCGTTTCATCCATCATCAAGGCCGAAGTACATGGCGTGTCCAGTAGTTTCCACAGGTTGCGTTCGCCGTTCGCGGCGGCCAAGACGCGATCAAGGCCGCCTTCGCCCATGTTGTAGGCCGTTACGGCCAGCGGCCAACTGCCGTCGAAGCGTTCATTGAGATCGGAAAGATAACGGATGGCGCTTTGCGTCGCTTTGCGCCAATTCATGCGCTCGTCCACAAACGGATCACATTTCAGGCCATAGCGCGCGCCGGTTGCACGCATGAACTGCCACATGCCCCCCGCGCCCGCCCGCGACACCACTTTCGGCGAAAACTGGCTTTCGACCATGGCCAGCCAGACCAGATCGGGCGGCAGCCCCGCGCGCGCGAATTCCTCGCGAATATACGGCAGATATTTGTAACTGCGATCCAGTCCCCCCTGAAAATTTCGCGGATAAAGGTTTTGGATTTCCGAGATTTCCGTGAGCACGCGGTCGGACAGCACGGACGGTGTTTCGAGTTCGGCCATGATCCCCTTCGACAATTCCTCCGCGGAAGGATGGATGCGCCGCCGGTCGTATTTGGCCGCTTCTCGTTCCCCGGTCGTCAGCACATTGCGCAAAGAGTCTCGTACGCCGTACAGTGCATCCGGATCAGGGACGGCTTTCGCGAGCACATCGAGCATTCGGTTGTATTGGCGAAGGGCCGCCTCGGAATCCCCTTGTTCCTGCGCCGCGTTGGCCTGGGCGAGCGCCTCGCGCGCGGGATTTGCGGCGCCTTCTTCGGAAGGTTTTGCGCCGGCGTCCAGAATGCGTTCAAATTCGCCGCGAAGGTTGTGGTAAATGATCGGATCAAGGTTGGCTTCCCGGAGCCGGTCGAGCATGCGGACATATTCGCGGAGAGCCGCTTCCCGGTCGCCTTTTTCATGGGCCGCGTTCGCAAGATTGAATGCGTCCCTGGCTTCTTGCACCAGTTCCGTCACGCTGCGGGGCTTTGCGGGACCCAACTCCTGCGCGCGCACACGAGCGGCCGGCGCAGGGCCGAAATGATGAACTTGGCGGCGTGTCGCGCATCCGGCCGCCAGAACAACCAAGACAACAGGCAATGCGCACCAGCGCGCGGATTTCAAAGTCACGGTCGCTATTCTCCAGTACGGTCACAGGCATGGGCGCTTATCAGTGCCCATGCGTATTTGTTGGAGCGGCCTCTCTTCGAGACTCCCGCCGGGCAAGCGCATAGGTTGCGATTGCCTCCGTTTGGACGCTCAAGGCGCCCGGACTCTTTTCCACAGTCGTCGTTGGGCCTAATTGGGCCTTTGCGGTTGGTGGTCCATGAACCACGGCCCAAGATGTCTTAGTATAAACCACTATACCTTGAGTGTCAACCGCAGCCATAAACCCGTGAACCACAATATTTTGTAGATATCACGCCAACGGGGAACATGGGATGGCCTTTTCCTGCGCGCCATGGTCTTTCGCGCAAGGGCGCGGCATGACTTTTCCGCTATCATACTATCTATGTATTTTCCCCCTGAAGAAAAAATGAAACTTTTCGACGTATTCCGAGTATACTATTGAAAAAACAGCGGACATGCCGGTTGGCCGGGCGCATTTTCGCCTGTCTGTTTGAACTGCGCATGGCCGCGTGTTACAATGTATCCCGGTGTCCAACAACGCGAAACAGACAATTTTTAGTGGAGGAGAACGATGAAGACAAACGCTCGTGTTACGACATTGATCATGGTCATGTGCTTGGCGGCGGTTCTGGTTCTGACCGGCGGCTGCAAAGGCAAGAAGCAACAGGCCATCAACCCTGAATTGACAACTCCGACGACGGATTCGGGCGGCGGATTGCCGGATGTGGATCAAGGCGCGCTGCAGTGGAAGCCCGCGACCGATCTGGAGAAAATCTATTTCGATTATGACAGTTACGCGCTGCGTCCGGACGCGCTCAAGTCTCTGGGTGTGAACGCGGAAAAGATGAAGGCCGATCCGGCGAACACGATGTTCCAGGTTGAAGGCCACTGCGACGAACGCGGCACGCAGGAATACAACATGGCGCTCGGCGAGAAGCGCGCGCTGGCCGTTCGCGAACACCTGATCAAACTCGGCATTGCGGGCGACCGGATTGTGACGATTTCCTACGGCAAGGAGCGTCCGGTGGCGGAAGGCCACAACGAGGCCGCCTGGAAGCAAAATCGCCGCGCCGAGTTCAACCGGGCAACCAAATAACGGCTTGCCGAAAAAAGGGCTGAGTCATGCGATCAATATGCTGGACCGTTGCGGTGGCGCTGTCGGTGGTGTTTCTCACGGCCGGGTGCGGTACGATGGGCGGCGGCCAAAAGGCCAACGCCATCTACGACACCCAGCGGCGTGTCGCCAGTCTGGACAAGCAATTGTCCGGATCGGTGGAGAAACTAAACCAGAACACGGCGGAATTGATCGCCCGGCTCGACGCGACCGATCAGCAATTGAAGTCGTTGCAGTCGCAAGTCGAGGAAAGCGCCGCGAAATCCAATCTTGTGGAGAAAAAATTGGATAACCTCACCAATTCGCTGGCGCGGTATTTCCGATCGGGCGCGATGCCTCCGCCCGCGGCGCCCGGCGGCGGCGAAATTCCACCGCCCACCGGTGAGCCGTTGGTCTACAGTCCATCGCGCGAAGCGACGCCGGCTCCGGCGCCGGGCCCGGCGGCTCCGGCGGCTCCTTTGCCTCCGCCCTCCGCAACGTCTGCGGCGTCCCCAGCGCCGGCTGCAACGCCCGCAGCCCCCATTGCCGCTGCTCCGGCCGCTCCAATCGGCACGGGGAATCCGGAAGCGGACTACACCCAGGCGCAAAAGAGTTATGCGAGCGAGAATTACAAGGCGGCCCTTGAACAGTTCGATGCGTTTCTGACGCAGTATCCGACGTCCGAGAACGCGCCCAATGCGCTGTTCTGGAAGGCGAAGGCGCTGCAAAGCCTCGAGCAGCACGAGCAGGCCATAGCCGAGTTTGAAAAACTGCGCACCAATTATCCGACGAGCGTCCGGGTTCCGTACGCGATGCTGTATCAGGCCATCTGCCAGGCCAAACTGGGCCAGACGGCGCGCGCAAGCGAACTGATGCAGGAGGTGATCCGAAATTATCCGATGACGCCCGCGGCGGATCAGGCGAAAACGGAGATCAAGAGGCTGAAACCCAATTGATTCGGGTGCGCGCATGAGAATGCGATAAACATCACGCGCGGAGCACATGCCCCGCGCGTGATGTGTCATTGGCGGTCAGATCCGCCGGAACGACTCATGGAGGAGTACCGTGGCAAACGCCAAGACCAAGCGATATTACCTCGGAATTGACGCCGGGGGGACGAAGACTTTCTGCCTTGTGGGAGACGACGAAGGCCATATCTTGGGCTTTGGGCGCGCGGGCGCGGGCAATTATGAGTGTTTCGGCGTGGAACCCGCGGCGGTTGAAAACCGCAAGGCGGTCGAAGGCGCGCTGAAGGCGGCTGGGTTGGCGCTGAAGGATATTTCCGGAATCGGCATGGGCATTGCCGGCGCCGATTTGCCCGAAGACTACGACATGCTCGAACG from Candidatus Hydrogenedentota bacterium carries:
- a CDS encoding alpha-mannosidase is translated as MSNFEAERRVEMEQARNRLREIWNTVYTDRLPIGRIQARVTGPGLGPERMPKSGWRPFSVHDRWGGFDQTTWFRMTVAVPKRMKGQCVVALIRPGGESLAYVNGQPFQGLDRNRDELFLAERSKGGERFEIALESVPSVRFDEYHHFEYADIAVMHREAWDFYWDARVVYTVLEQLEKNSTPRQQLLELLKDAMFKVDLQHVGAPAYHASLIAAGRFLRTGLKRFEASYGMGKLILTGQSHIDTAWLWPLRETRRKCGRTFSTMLNLMDRYPEFVFLASQPVQYEWMKEHYPELFRRIKQRVKEGRWEVFGALWVENDCNVPSGEAVVRQLLYGNRFFRKEFGIHSTTAWLPDAFGYAWSLPQIFKKAQVDTFVTTKITWSRFTEFPYSVFQWEGADGTRILGMMPPLNYNGNTHPRDCIEQWKLFRQKDRFEEVPFPYGHGDGGGGVTMEMIEFGKRLGNIVGVPKCELGRIQDCIDRMKTQCRFEDLPVWNSELYLEYHRGCQTTQARTKRNNRKLEFLLRQTEFLSSWALMHGGRYDRAALYDAWKIVLTNQFHDILPGSSITEVYAQADQDYARARGLATSVRAAALNHLAGRIDTSGPGRPVLVFNDLSWVRTDAARVEMPLPQGDFHVVDGAGAGALCQQTGPNELLILAEGVPPLGYAAYHVVPGASSVENTLKAASTGMENDFIRLTFDKKGRIARLYDKIEHRDLLVKGQPGNVLELFEDRPHGNDAWDIDPNFEEVSWEPRPAESIEVVETGPVRAIVRMVRKTERSVITQDVTLHAHTSRIDFVTHVDWHEKRVLLKAAFPVNVRASHATYEIQFAAIERATHRNTDFDRARYEVPAHKWADLSEGDYGVSLLSDCKYGYETKGNRMRISLLRSPVDPDPKADEGEHLFTYAIYPHAWTWRNGTVQEGFELNSPLLAFAAPAKKGMLPPCGAFASVDADHVVIDTIKRSEDSNALIVRVYEAYGQRGPVALTFGRTPKRVTECDLMEENDTPIKTKGATVCFDITPFEIRSFKVAF
- a CDS encoding LysM peptidoglycan-binding domain-containing protein, coding for MTLKSARWCALPVVLVVLAAGCATRRQVHHFGPAPAARVRAQELGPAKPRSVTELVQEARDAFNLANAAHEKGDREAALREYVRMLDRLREANLDPIIYHNLRGEFERILDAGAKPSEEGAANPAREALAQANAAQEQGDSEAALRQYNRMLDVLAKAVPDPDALYGVRDSLRNVLTTGEREAAKYDRRRIHPSAEELSKGIMAELETPSVLSDRVLTEISEIQNLYPRNFQGGLDRSYKYLPYIREEFARAGLPPDLVWLAMVESQFSPKVVSRAGAGGMWQFMRATGARYGLKCDPFVDERMNWRKATQSAIRYLSDLNERFDGSWPLAVTAYNMGEGGLDRVLAAANGERNLWKLLDTPCTSALMMDETKKFYAKLLASIIVAKDPERFGFESNPQPAEETVQIKVRGAYSLAALEKAGGLPDGTLRALNPDLIRGVTPPNAEFSLQVPPAAQTQLASALHSVPTVGSDVLRSWDRKHIHVVKRGETIETIAKKYGVSADEVCKTNRIKIASRLTTGRRLTIPAGNIVPVEVRLPEAEADEPDTARARENAPGNKGRMGGSTDKVYTVQKGDTLSNIAAKHKVTLAEVLSWNKIKKPEVINVGDKLVLKGAQDAPDETADEWHVVRAGESLAKIAKQYGVKIDEIAEWNKITTISKINIGDKLVIKGMNGKGQAATAPVKSSGEKQDGRNKGPDKQPPDGQKVVHTVAKGETASSIAARYKVKVSQFLAWNGLTASSVIRAGDQHVVYVPGDTANTNADKLASTVPSQPAGDKKSETGNTTPKRVALAQNDAAKPQEPSGTIHIVAKGETLSSIAARYKVKISDICKWNGWTKLPVLQIGQKVSIQG
- the pal gene encoding peptidoglycan-associated lipoprotein Pal; translated protein: MKTNARVTTLIMVMCLAAVLVLTGGCKGKKQQAINPELTTPTTDSGGGLPDVDQGALQWKPATDLEKIYFDYDSYALRPDALKSLGVNAEKMKADPANTMFQVEGHCDERGTQEYNMALGEKRALAVREHLIKLGIAGDRIVTISYGKERPVAEGHNEAAWKQNRRAEFNRATK
- the ybgF gene encoding tol-pal system protein YbgF; the encoded protein is MRSICWTVAVALSVVFLTAGCGTMGGGQKANAIYDTQRRVASLDKQLSGSVEKLNQNTAELIARLDATDQQLKSLQSQVEESAAKSNLVEKKLDNLTNSLARYFRSGAMPPPAAPGGGEIPPPTGEPLVYSPSREATPAPAPGPAAPAAPLPPPSATSAASPAPAATPAAPIAAAPAAPIGTGNPEADYTQAQKSYASENYKAALEQFDAFLTQYPTSENAPNALFWKAKALQSLEQHEQAIAEFEKLRTNYPTSVRVPYAMLYQAICQAKLGQTARASELMQEVIRNYPMTPAADQAKTEIKRLKPN